Within Deinococcus aerophilus, the genomic segment CACCTACGTGCCGGGACGCAATACGGTGTTCATCGCCGTGGGCCTGAGTCTCGCAGAGGCCATTGACGCCGAGCGAATCTATCTGGGAATCAATGCGGTGGATTACAGCGGCTATCCGGACTGCCGCCCGGAATACCTCGCGGCGTTCCAGACGCTGGCCGATCTGGCCACGAAAGCGGGCCTGGAAGGTCGTGGAGCGGTCCTGAGTGCGCCCCTGGCCCTGATGACCAAGACGGACATCGTGAAGGCGGCGCTGGACCTGGGCGTTCCGGTGGACCTGACCTGGAGCTGCTACCAGGGCGGCACGGAGCCGTGCGGCGTGTGCGATTCATGCCGCATCCGCGACCG encodes:
- the queC gene encoding 7-cyano-7-deazaguanine synthase QueC, producing the protein KRAVVLLSGGLDSSTVLGLATRDGYACTALSFRYGQRHTIELERAAQIARHFGAAHRIIDINIGSFGGSALTDEAMTVPTDGTEGGVIPPTYVPGRNTVFIAVGLSLAEAIDAERIYLGINAVDYSGYPDCRPEYLAAFQTLADLATKAGLEGRGAVLSAPLALMTKTDIVKAALDLGVPVDLTWSCYQGGTEPCGVCDSCRIRDR